The uncultured Bacteroides sp. genome includes the window GAAGATAGCAAAATGCATTGATCTGTTATCTTAGATTGTAAAGCCTTTGCCAGATTCTCAAATCCACCTTTAACAGAAAATACTTCTTTAGATATTCCGCTTCGTTTTTCCTCTGCCAGAGCCGGATGTCTTTTAATTGCTCCACGAATAAAGCTACCGTAGTTGTGTTCTAACTGATAGAGCTTAGGCATGGCAAAACGGGTTACAAGCTTGTCGGGATTCCCGGCATACACCCCAGACACAAAAGGATCGACGGCATAGTCCAGATAAGACTTTCCCAGCCTGCGACGGGTAAGCGAGGCTATACTTTCTAAAGGATCATTTCCTTTACGACGAAAAGGTTCGAATAAAATTCTTATTTTGTCATACCAGGAGAATAATGGGGTTCCTATCGCTTCCCCCAGTCCGCCGGGTAGGGAGTGAAATTTTCCATTCTTCCAGATAAGGCGAATTTTAGATTCTTTACGCGCTGTTTCCAGAGTACATGCATCACCTAGTTTTTGGAATAACCGCACCACATCCATATTAGACACAACGCCTGTGTTAGGTCCCGATTCAAAGATAAATCCATCGTCATTAATGGTATGCAACTGCCCTCCTACCCGGTCGCTCTTTTCCAGTAGAAGTACACTCATTCCTTTTTCTATCAGTAAAAAAGCAGTGGTTAAGCCGGTGATACCTGCCCCTATAACAACTACATCTACATTTCGATCCATTATCCTAGCCTTTTATCTTATTATGAAATAACCCGTAGTATCTATTTTTATACCGGTTTTGAATACATCTTAGCATTTCCGTTCCGCATCAACGGATCAAAGACTGCCGCTACATTCCTCACGTAAAGCGATCCTTCCTGTGTTATGTTAATTTCTTCGGGACTATAAGTTATTATACCGTCAGCCGCCATCTCTTCCAATACTGCGGGATCATAAGATATGTCTTTCTTTAGGGCATCAATCTCCATACCCAAATGCTCAGATAGCTCCTGCCAGTTCATTCGGTTATTACACATCAGTGTTGTTATAATCTCACGCGCCAACTGCTCTTGTGTGTTGAGTGAGTATCCCCGCATCACGGGCATCTGTCCGTCGGCCACAGTCTTTATATAACCGCCTATATCACGGGTATTCTGACTATAAGCAGTAGCCAGCTGACTGATTGCTGTAACCCCGAAAGCATATACCTGCCCTGTAGTAGTGCGTGTACAATATCCTTGAAAGTTGCGATGAAGCAAGCCTTTTTGCAGTGCGATATTCAACGAATCATCCGGCAATACAAAATGATCGAGCCCAACAGGCATGTATCCCGCAGCAGTAAGAACCTTTTTCGCTTCACTATACATTGCTCTTTTATCTTCGGCAGAAGGTAATCCGGCTTTCTCGAGCAGTAACTGATTTTTATTCACCCATGGCACATGAGCGTATGAGAAAGTAACCAATCTGTCGGGTCTTAAAGAAATAGCTTTTTCTATGGTTCCTACAAATTCACCAACCGTTTGCTGTGGCAGTCCATAAATAAAATCAAGATTAACCGAAACCTGATGCTCGCGCAAGATAGAAAAGATATCTTCCATCGGCAGAAGTGCGGGAACGCGATTGGCTATACGAAGTACTTCAGTATTAAAATCCTGAACGCCAATGCTACATCTGTTAAATCCGGCTTCAACCAACTGCAGCCAATGCGCTTCATTCAGATAACCCGGATGGCATTCAATAGCAATCTCCGGATGTTCAATACATGAAAACGACGATAAAAGCAGCTCGTTAATCTCTTTTAGGTAATGCAACGGAATAGCGGTAGGCGTTCCGCCACCATAATGTATCTGAGATATTTTTCGATTCTTATCGATCAGTGGCAGTAAGTGCATTATCTCTTTCTTCACCGCATCTACATAGGCAGAAACTATATCAGCCTTTGCCATCGGATAGGAATTACATCCGCAATAATAGCACAAGCGGGGACAAAATGGAATATGTATGTAGAATGATATATTCTCGGGGCGAACCTGATTAGAAGAAACTACAGCCTCACGATAATCATCAGCCGTAAATCCTTCATGAAAATAATTAGCCGGAGGATAACTGGTATAACGGGGAGTAGGAACATTATATTTTAAAAGCAAATCAGAGTTCATACACGCAATATTTTTTTAAAATACATCCAGAT containing:
- the hemG gene encoding protoporphyrinogen oxidase; translated protein: MDRNVDVVVIGAGITGLTTAFLLIEKGMSVLLLEKSDRVGGQLHTINDDGFIFESGPNTGVVSNMDVVRLFQKLGDACTLETARKESKIRLIWKNGKFHSLPGGLGEAIGTPLFSWYDKIRILFEPFRRKGNDPLESIASLTRRRLGKSYLDYAVDPFVSGVYAGNPDKLVTRFAMPKLYQLEHNYGSFIRGAIKRHPALAEEKRSGISKEVFSVKGGFENLAKALQSKITDQCILLSSGELSVSSASDGGWITEVPVTGMRIFSKQVISTVPAYALPSLLPFVEKKWMNPIASLTYAPVVQVGVGMKDGRRIPLAFGGLIPSKEQERLLGILFTSSCYDDRVPEGGAALAFFAGGMKHPDMVKFTDEQVKELVTDGLHRMLGYPVGTQPDKMYIFRHQRAIPQYEADSECRLNAIDHLQTIYPGLILAGGIRDGIGMADRIKQATRIAEEIAG
- the hemN gene encoding oxygen-independent coproporphyrinogen III oxidase, with protein sequence MNSDLLLKYNVPTPRYTSYPPANYFHEGFTADDYREAVVSSNQVRPENISFYIHIPFCPRLCYYCGCNSYPMAKADIVSAYVDAVKKEIMHLLPLIDKNRKISQIHYGGGTPTAIPLHYLKEINELLLSSFSCIEHPEIAIECHPGYLNEAHWLQLVEAGFNRCSIGVQDFNTEVLRIANRVPALLPMEDIFSILREHQVSVNLDFIYGLPQQTVGEFVGTIEKAISLRPDRLVTFSYAHVPWVNKNQLLLEKAGLPSAEDKRAMYSEAKKVLTAAGYMPVGLDHFVLPDDSLNIALQKGLLHRNFQGYCTRTTTGQVYAFGVTAISQLATAYSQNTRDIGGYIKTVADGQMPVMRGYSLNTQEQLAREIITTLMCNNRMNWQELSEHLGMEIDALKKDISYDPAVLEEMAADGIITYSPEEINITQEGSLYVRNVAAVFDPLMRNGNAKMYSKPV